The Fimbriimonadaceae bacterium nucleotide sequence CGGCTGGAGACCCTGACCTCGAAGAGCTCCCCTCGATCCTCACGACATTGCAGGAAGCGGGCGCCGATCTGATCGAAGTCGGCATTCCATTCAGTGATCCCATCGCCGATGGCCCCGTCATCCAAGCCTCAAGTCAGCGGGCGCTCGACCGTGGCGTCACTCCACGCGCCGTGCTTGCCGCAATAGGGCAAGCAAACATAGAGGTGCCCGTTGTGCTGATGGGCTATTACAACCCCGTGCTTCGTTTTGGGCTTGATTCCTTTGCCGAAACAGCTTCGGGCCACGGTGCAAACGGAACTATCATTAGCGACCTAACTCCAGAAGAATCAAGCGCTTGGATTGATGCAAGCCGTGCGCACAGTCTCGACAACATCTTTCTAGCTGCCCCCACAAGCACCGACGCACGCCTCGACGAAGTTTGTCGGCGAGCATCCGGCTTTGTTTATGCTGTTTCCCGAACCGGGGTCACGGGTCATGCAAGTGAGGTTCCGCTCGAAGTCAGTGGGCTCGTCGGGCGGCTCAAAGCGAGAACAGAGTTGCCCGTCTGCGTGGGCTTCGGCATCAGCCGACCTGACCACGTTCGGATGGTATGCCAAGTCGCCGATGGGGCCGTTGTTGGCTCATGGCTCGTGAACCTTCTCGCCGAAGAATGGCAAGAGGGACGAGGAAGAGATCAAGTTCTAAAGGCCGTCCGCGAATTGGAGGACGCCACCCGATAGGTGTTTGGTGCGTTGGAGGTCGGATACCCGACATCCTCTCGATCAGCCCATTTTGCTAAAGTCGAACTTCGGTCCTTGAGCGGCCTGCCACTTCTTCTTTTGGTCAGCCGTAAGCACCGCCAAAGCGGCTGCTTCTGCTGCTTTCTTCCAAGCCAGCCGGGTCTTGCTGTCCTCCGCCTCAAACTTTCGAGCCATCTCCTCGATCTTCTTGTGATAGGCCTCTCGTTCCTTGATACTGTCCGGGTTCTTTGGCTGAGGAATGGCTCGGATTTGAACTTGGCGCTGCTCAAAGAGGTCTTTTGATTTCTTATCTGCGTCCTCTTGGATCTTGCGAATCTTTGATTCCTGGGCTGCCGAAATGCCGACGAGACCTTTTACATCCTTCGCCACAATTGCAAAAATCCCGTACTGCTGGATGAATATCTGGCGCAAGCGAGTCTGCTGCGTCTTGCTCAGAACAGCCAAGACCTGCCCCATAAGCCCGCCCATCTTCTTGTCGGCGGCCTGAACTTCCGACTGCGACGGCGGTGAACTGCGCTTATTCATGCTCATGATGAGGTCTTGTATCGACTGCCGGAGCGAATCGATCTTCTTCACCTGTGCGGGCGTTAGCTTGAGTTCCGTCTGAACAGCCTTAGCATTGAGCAACGGAATCGCGACCTCCAATGCCGAAGGTCGCTCTGCTGGCGATTGGGCAAACCCAAACACCGCCATCGAAAAAAGGAGAAGAATCGCTAAGAAACTGTTACGCATTGTAGACACCACTATAACACTTCAGACGTTCTTAGAGGCTCCAGGTCTCCCTCACCGAGGGATTCTGGGGCAGGGGTCCCGGCAATTCTCTCCGCCAGAGAGATTGCCAGCCGAAGGAAATACGGGTTTCTAGCGGAGCCGCTCAGAATACTGGGGTTTCGCTTGCCCAGAGTTGGAACAACAGTCGTGAGGAGGTCGATCCCCACGGGTGAAACGGGGGTCGATTAAGTGGGAAATGTATCTAGTAACATGGGACGATCATGATGCAAAAGTCGAAGCAAGCCTTGGCGGGCGAGTCACTGTTGAGGAGATGACGGTTTTTGCAGAAGAGTTGAAAGCAGTTGTCGAAGAGTTTGGGAGTCAGCCCTATTTGCTGATGCTCGACTATTCGCGAGCAAAGTCCTTCGACCTGAAGGCAACGGATGTGCTGATGTCGCTGAAAGACTTTTGTCTTGATGGCGGAGCTGAGAAGATAGTTTGCGTCGTTCGCGATGAAGAAGATCTTGCCCAGCACACACACAGCCGGCTGATGGCAGCCCTGGAGGGTAAAGAGCAGTTCGTTCTGCAGCCCGACGAGGCAACCTGGCCGGCAATCGAAAAGGTAGCGGTTTCCGCTCCCCAATTGAAAGTGGCTTAACCGGTCCAACTGAGTAACTGCGAATACAACAAAACAGCGTCGGGCGGCTGCCCGGCGCTGTTCTTATTTTGTGTGCAGATGCTGCCTACATCACTGACTGCAAATACCAATCCAGAATTTTTTGGAGCTCAAGCTTCCACCCGTCGATCTTGGGATCGTTCAGAATCCTAAAGCTGTGGTTTGCATTCGCCACCACGTCGAGCTTTACATTCACGCCCTTCGCCAGGAGAGCCGCAAAAAGGACTTCCGCGCTTTTGGGATCGACTCCCTTGTCTTCGGCCCCCTGCGCGATAAAGACCTTCCCCTTATAGTCCGACAGTTCGGCAATGGGAGACGACGCCAGGAATGTGGACCAACGACGATTCGGATGCCCAAAGAAGAACTTCTCGGTGCTCATCGGATCGGCCTGGATGCTCTTCCATTCGTCCAGCACATACGCTTCTCGGCTCTCCGGCGTCGAGCCATCGTCGTTAAAAAACACACCCTCGCGGGCACGGCTGAGAATATCGAAGAGCTGGCTCGGGCCTCCCCCTGCCATGACGGCGACATGGCTCGCACGAAGGTCCTTCGCCACCCGAGCCGCGACCAGTCCGCCCTCCGAATGCCCGATCACAAGGAGCTTTGAGGCGTCGATGTCTGGCAGTTTGTGGGCCGCTTTGATCGCGGCTTCGACGGCCTCGGCCCAGCGGTCGAGGGTGTGCTGCTCCAAGAACTCCTTGGAGGCTCCCCTTGCACCGCCCTCCTTAGGATCATCGAGATACTTCACACCTGGCTTCTCGATGATCAAGGCCCGCGCTTTGTCGACGGCGATCTCGTTCACGACGATATGCCCGCCAGCGGGGACCACCGCCTCGCCCTGCATGACAAAGCAGGACTGGCATCCCGACCCCTGCACATAGACAGCTAGCGGCAGCTTCTTCCCGCCTGGGTTCTCCGAAAGATAGAACGTGATCTTTCGGTCGAACTTATCCTGTGTGAAGTAGCGCAGATAGGGCTGGCGCGGCGGCTTTTGGGTGTCCTTGACCGGGGCATAGCGTTCAGGCGCTTGGGAGAGCGATACGGCCATAGCAATGCCAGCAAAGAGCGAGACAGCAAACATACGCTACAGATACTGCACGCAGACCCCTATCTGTTCCTTCTGCCGATGATACGAACGCTCGCCAAGGGTGTCTCACTAAAGAAGGCAGGTTAGGGAGGCTAAGAGTCCATGAAAACGGATAACCTAATGTACACATGCCGCAAGTCGCTGTCGTCACCGGCGGAGCCGGATTTTTAGGTTCACATTTGACCGACCGTCTCGTAACCGAGGGTTGGAATGTGGTCGTCATCGACAGCCTCATCACCGGATCGACCGACAACATCGCCCATCACGCAGGATCGGGCCGTGTCAAATTCATCCAGCAGGATGTCACCGAGTTCCTTTTTATCGAGGGTGCCGTGGATTATGTGTTCCACCTCGCCAGTCCGGCTTCCCCAATCGACTTCATCCGCTTCCCTATTCCCGTGCTGAAGGTTGGCGCGCTGGGCACGCATAAGGCGCTGGGATTGGCGAAAGCGAAGGGTGCAAAGTTTTTGCTTGCCTCGACGAGCGAAATCTATGGCGATCCACTCGTGTCTCCCCAACCCGAAACCTACTGGGGGAACGTAAACCCGATCGGCCCGAGGGGAGTGTACGACGAAGCCAAACGCTATGCCGAAGCCATGACGATGGCTTATCATCACTTTCATAGCCTGGATA carries:
- the trpA gene encoding tryptophan synthase subunit alpha encodes the protein MGKISERFAELQKRGEKALVLFVTAGDPDLEELPSILTTLQEAGADLIEVGIPFSDPIADGPVIQASSQRALDRGVTPRAVLAAIGQANIEVPVVLMGYYNPVLRFGLDSFAETASGHGANGTIISDLTPEESSAWIDASRAHSLDNIFLAAPTSTDARLDEVCRRASGFVYAVSRTGVTGHASEVPLEVSGLVGRLKARTELPVCVGFGISRPDHVRMVCQVADGAVVGSWLVNLLAEEWQEGRGRDQVLKAVRELEDATR
- a CDS encoding prolyl oligopeptidase family serine peptidase; the encoded protein is MFAVSLFAGIAMAVSLSQAPERYAPVKDTQKPPRQPYLRYFTQDKFDRKITFYLSENPGGKKLPLAVYVQGSGCQSCFVMQGEAVVPAGGHIVVNEIAVDKARALIIEKPGVKYLDDPKEGGARGASKEFLEQHTLDRWAEAVEAAIKAAHKLPDIDASKLLVIGHSEGGLVAARVAKDLRASHVAVMAGGGPSQLFDILSRAREGVFFNDDGSTPESREAYVLDEWKSIQADPMSTEKFFFGHPNRRWSTFLASSPIAELSDYKGKVFIAQGAEDKGVDPKSAEVLFAALLAKGVNVKLDVVANANHSFRILNDPKIDGWKLELQKILDWYLQSVM
- a CDS encoding SDR family oxidoreductase, which produces MPQVAVVTGGAGFLGSHLTDRLVTEGWNVVVIDSLITGSTDNIAHHAGSGRVKFIQQDVTEFLFIEGAVDYVFHLASPASPIDFIRFPIPVLKVGALGTHKALGLAKAKGAKFLLASTSEIYGDPLVSPQPETYWGNVNPIGPRGVYDEAKRYAEAMTMAYHHFHSLDTRIVRFFNTYGPRMRLDDGRVVPNFLAQALRGEPLTVYGDGSQTRSFGYVDDIIEGLWRLAMSDFHEPVNVGADDEYSVLEFAKVVLEVTGSSSPITYKPALQDDPKQRRPNLTRAREILNGWEAKVPLRDGLKRTAEYFRGKISE